In Crinalium epipsammum PCC 9333, the following are encoded in one genomic region:
- a CDS encoding TIGR03943 family putative permease subunit has product MSAKSSGAKSQGNSWVLSLLDILAILAWGGMLLKYWLTDTLNLLIHPDYFWLVIVTGVMLLLIGFIKLVQLLTKLMQSFSSGKKSKRRRVEPTGQLPQHITLFPPGWSSGLLLVTAILGLLITPKVFASQTANQRGVAESATITRSQPQAFRNSQKPEERSLVDWARTLSVYPEPDAYTGQKVKVDGFVVDPKDAPLPQQYLLLSRFVITCCAADAYPVGLPVKLTESTQTYPADTWLQIEGQMTTENLNGKRQLTIAANSIKQIPQPKNPYNY; this is encoded by the coding sequence ATGTCAGCTAAATCATCTGGTGCTAAATCTCAGGGTAACTCCTGGGTATTGTCTTTATTAGACATCCTTGCCATTCTTGCTTGGGGCGGGATGCTGTTGAAATATTGGCTAACTGATACTTTAAACTTGTTGATTCACCCAGATTACTTCTGGCTAGTAATCGTTACAGGTGTAATGTTATTGCTCATCGGCTTTATCAAGTTAGTGCAACTGCTGACTAAATTGATGCAAAGTTTTTCTAGTGGCAAAAAGAGTAAACGTAGAAGAGTAGAACCGACTGGGCAATTACCTCAACACATTACTTTATTTCCTCCAGGTTGGAGTAGTGGGTTGCTATTGGTAACAGCTATTTTAGGTTTATTAATTACTCCAAAAGTGTTTGCTAGTCAAACAGCAAATCAACGAGGAGTAGCTGAATCTGCCACGATTACCCGTTCACAACCGCAAGCTTTTCGTAATTCCCAAAAACCCGAAGAGCGATCTTTGGTTGATTGGGCGCGGACGCTCAGTGTTTATCCCGAACCAGACGCATATACAGGGCAAAAAGTCAAGGTAGATGGTTTTGTTGTTGATCCTAAAGACGCACCATTGCCACAGCAATATTTGTTACTTTCTCGGTTTGTGATTACCTGTTGTGCTGCTGATGCTTATCCTGTAGGTTTACCTGTGAAGCTAACGGAATCTACTCAAACTTACCCCGCCGATACTTGGTTACAAATAGAAGGTCAGATGACTACGGAAAACCTCAACGGCAAGCGTCAACTCACGATTGCAGCTAATTCTATTAAGCAGATTCCCCAACCAAAAAATCCTTATAATTATTAG
- a CDS encoding Ig-like domain-containing protein gives MERRSNKADKFKYLQPVDRAAIALMLVLIVLIGLLIWNGDRTAPRVRNFSWQNQQVGAEDTSFTLNFNRPMDHASVEANLQIDPLLPGKFSWAGRRMAYTLTAPVFYGTNYKVQLQGAKDKSKTESGKENEKLIDPFYGQFSTRDRAFVYIGVEPQEKGRLILYNVTQQKKTVLTPADMAVNDFKIYPEGRKILFSAADWLSQKPGVFEQQLYTVTTGINPLSPGKPETKPEAAGKINLVLDSKNFQNMKFDLSPDGQAIIVQRVNRNKPGEFGLWVIKPGAPPQPLENQPGGDFLITADSGAVAVAQGQGIAILPMTPKAKPLDFLAQYAKVFSFSKDGASAAMLKFNTNYTRSLFLVTNQGVQKELFKTTGSILDAQFDPRSDTLYCLITRLQKGEQDQDQEQPLLATVDLKKAKMTPILALPNQRDIQMSLSQDGLALLFDQLVTEKKLPKTGALTTNDGQAIVNSLLWLLPITPPTEGSKTQQQQPQQLPLPGFRPSWLP, from the coding sequence ATGGAAAGAAGATCAAATAAAGCTGATAAATTTAAATATCTGCAACCAGTAGACCGTGCAGCGATCGCGCTGATGTTAGTCTTGATAGTGCTAATTGGTTTGCTGATTTGGAATGGCGATCGCACAGCCCCTCGTGTACGCAATTTTAGCTGGCAGAATCAGCAAGTTGGAGCAGAAGATACTTCATTTACGCTCAACTTTAACCGCCCAATGGATCATGCGAGTGTCGAAGCTAACTTGCAAATAGATCCACTCCTACCAGGGAAATTTAGCTGGGCAGGGCGACGGATGGCATACACATTGACTGCCCCCGTTTTTTATGGCACTAACTATAAAGTGCAACTACAAGGAGCAAAAGATAAATCTAAAACTGAGAGCGGAAAAGAAAATGAAAAATTAATTGATCCTTTTTATGGTCAATTTAGTACCCGCGATCGCGCCTTCGTTTATATCGGTGTTGAACCACAAGAAAAAGGACGATTAATCCTCTATAACGTCACCCAGCAGAAAAAAACCGTACTGACTCCTGCTGATATGGCGGTTAACGACTTTAAAATCTACCCAGAAGGAAGAAAGATTTTATTTTCTGCTGCCGACTGGTTAAGTCAAAAACCAGGCGTATTTGAACAACAGCTTTACACAGTAACTACTGGGATTAATCCCCTGTCTCCTGGTAAACCAGAAACAAAACCAGAGGCTGCTGGCAAAATTAACCTAGTATTAGACAGTAAAAATTTCCAAAATATGAAATTTGATCTGTCCCCCGACGGGCAGGCAATTATTGTTCAGCGAGTGAACAGAAACAAACCAGGAGAATTTGGTTTATGGGTAATCAAACCAGGCGCACCCCCTCAACCATTGGAAAACCAACCAGGAGGAGACTTTTTAATTACTGCTGACAGTGGTGCTGTGGCTGTAGCCCAAGGACAAGGAATTGCCATTTTGCCAATGACACCCAAAGCCAAGCCGCTAGATTTTCTGGCTCAGTATGCTAAAGTTTTCAGCTTTTCTAAAGATGGCGCATCAGCAGCAATGCTGAAATTTAATACAAACTATACGCGATCGCTATTTTTAGTTACCAACCAAGGAGTACAAAAAGAACTTTTCAAAACTACAGGTTCAATATTAGACGCTCAGTTTGATCCCCGATCCGATACACTCTACTGTCTAATTACCCGGCTACAGAAAGGAGAGCAAGACCAAGACCAAGAACAACCATTATTAGCCACAGTTGATCTCAAAAAAGCTAAAATGACCCCGATATTAGCATTGCCAAATCAGCGTGACATTCAAATGAGCTTATCTCAAGATGGTTTAGCCTTGCTATTCGATCAGTTAGTCACTGAGAAAAAACTACCGAAAACAGGCGCTTTGACTACTAATGATGGACAAGCGATCGTTAATAGTCTGCTTTGGCTACTCCCTATAACACCTCCAACAGAAGGCTCAAAAACGCAGCAGCAGCAACCACAACAACTACCTTTACCAGGGTTTCGTCCTAGCTGGTTGCCTTAG
- a CDS encoding sensor histidine kinase, whose amino-acid sequence MPNKFLSIPSLSEASNQDLRLESTLRELPLYQFEVQTSCLGVEVAEIFEQYPLLPGAILIDQGKFVGMISRRRLLEYLLRPQGLELFLNQPLHVLYSYARTEMLLVNDTTPILVAVQQALRRSPELLSEPLVVKVEPNSYRLLDFQELNITSWQIRGIETQVRYERAQTQMIQTEKMASLGRLVDGVAHEILDPVGFIWGNLTHVSSYSQQLLELVSAYQTNIPEVPAVVTELETDLEIDYLQEDLPRAIASIQSGAERLKKLAVALQNFCHIDEVYPKPADLHGSLNHIILLLKSRLSSDIEVVKNYGHLPPVPCFIGQIHQVFMNILTNAIDALINHALSQKFAQELHRISDINYGYKPQITITTEVIAQKSPYRGVPDQRIVSIKIADNGSGMSPELQQQILESFSIAKRADKETSLSVSYQIIKAKHGGEFMMRSQLGVGTEFEILLPLV is encoded by the coding sequence GTGCCAAATAAATTTTTATCTATACCCTCTTTATCTGAAGCAAGTAATCAAGATTTACGTTTAGAGTCAACCTTGCGGGAACTGCCACTTTATCAGTTTGAAGTGCAAACTAGCTGTTTAGGGGTGGAAGTTGCGGAAATTTTTGAGCAGTACCCCTTGCTTCCAGGCGCAATTTTAATTGATCAGGGGAAGTTTGTCGGCATGATTTCACGACGGCGGTTGCTGGAATATTTGCTACGTCCTCAAGGTTTAGAATTATTTTTAAATCAACCACTTCATGTTTTGTATAGCTATGCGCGTACAGAGATGTTGCTGGTTAATGATACTACACCTATTTTAGTAGCGGTACAGCAAGCACTTAGGCGATCGCCTGAACTGTTGTCTGAACCTCTGGTAGTAAAAGTTGAACCTAATAGCTATCGGTTGTTAGATTTCCAAGAATTAAATATTACTTCCTGGCAAATTCGGGGAATTGAAACTCAGGTACGTTATGAACGCGCCCAAACTCAGATGATTCAAACTGAGAAGATGGCAAGTTTAGGACGTTTGGTAGATGGGGTAGCTCACGAAATTTTAGATCCAGTTGGGTTTATTTGGGGCAATTTAACTCATGTTTCTAGTTATAGTCAGCAGTTACTTGAGTTAGTGTCTGCTTATCAAACTAATATCCCGGAAGTTCCAGCAGTAGTTACTGAATTGGAAACTGATTTGGAAATTGATTATTTACAAGAGGATTTACCGAGAGCGATCGCTAGTATTCAGTCAGGCGCGGAACGCCTGAAAAAATTAGCTGTTGCTTTACAAAACTTTTGTCATATTGATGAAGTTTATCCCAAACCTGCTGATTTACACGGTTCTCTTAATCATATTATTTTACTATTAAAAAGCCGCTTATCTAGTGATATTGAAGTTGTTAAAAATTATGGGCATTTGCCACCAGTTCCATGTTTTATTGGGCAGATACATCAAGTATTTATGAATATCCTGACTAATGCTATTGATGCCTTAATTAATCATGCGCTTAGTCAAAAATTTGCTCAAGAATTGCATCGAATATCAGATATTAATTATGGTTACAAGCCTCAAATTACTATTACCACTGAAGTAATTGCCCAAAAATCACCCTATCGGGGTGTTCCCGATCAGCGAATAGTTTCTATTAAAATTGCCGATAATGGCTCTGGAATGTCTCCTGAATTACAGCAACAAATTTTAGAATCTTTTTCTATAGCTAAACGCGCTGATAAAGAAACCAGCTTGTCTGTCAGCTATCAAATCATCAAAGCAAAACATGGGGGAGAATTTATGATGCGATCGCAATTGGGCGTAGGTACAGAATTTGAAATTTTACTACCCTTAGTTTAA
- a CDS encoding permease has protein sequence MNQLNNAFTIFLSLLVEAMPFLLLGVLLSGLLLLFIEESKLIAIMPRNPILGAFFGSAMGFLFPVCECGNVPVARRLLMQGVPVPVAIGFLLAAPTINPIVIWSTWIAFRDQPEIVVMRVGFSLLIATIVGCVFSLQPDPRPMLQPAVARSLIIFPDKTEQASVVEDKPFLLQSGTFLLGQSGQTLRMDSTVLQASLVASSNKKPLADRLNLLLENTVQELRELGGVLVLGSAIAAAIQVLIPREVVLQLGQGPITSIAAMMLLAGLLSICSTVDAFFALSFAATFTSGSLLAFLVFGPMIDLKGVGLMLSVFRPKAVFYLFGLAALLTFLLTLIINFHVS, from the coding sequence ATGAATCAGCTAAATAATGCCTTTACCATCTTTTTAAGTTTATTAGTCGAGGCAATGCCTTTCTTGCTGCTAGGGGTATTGCTCTCCGGCTTGCTACTGTTATTTATTGAGGAAAGCAAACTGATTGCAATTATGCCCCGTAACCCAATTTTAGGGGCATTTTTTGGCAGTGCGATGGGCTTTTTGTTCCCAGTTTGTGAGTGTGGGAATGTTCCAGTAGCGCGACGTTTGCTGATGCAGGGTGTACCAGTACCAGTAGCAATAGGTTTTTTACTAGCCGCGCCAACTATTAATCCCATTGTAATTTGGTCAACATGGATAGCTTTTCGTGATCAGCCAGAAATTGTAGTAATGCGGGTAGGATTTTCCTTACTAATTGCTACAATTGTTGGCTGTGTTTTTAGCTTACAGCCTGACCCACGCCCAATGCTACAACCAGCAGTTGCTCGCTCTTTAATCATCTTCCCAGATAAAACTGAGCAAGCATCTGTGGTTGAAGATAAACCATTTTTGTTACAATCTGGTACTTTTTTATTAGGTCAAAGTGGTCAAACCCTACGCATGGATTCTACTGTCTTACAAGCATCTCTAGTGGCATCAAGCAATAAAAAACCCCTAGCTGACAGACTGAATTTATTACTGGAAAACACCGTTCAGGAATTACGAGAATTAGGTGGGGTTTTAGTACTGGGAAGTGCGATCGCTGCTGCTATTCAAGTACTTATACCACGAGAAGTTGTCCTCCAGCTTGGTCAAGGGCCAATTACATCTATTGCAGCGATGATGCTGTTGGCAGGATTACTTTCTATCTGTTCAACAGTAGATGCCTTTTTTGCCCTTTCCTTTGCTGCTACTTTTACCAGTGGCTCATTACTGGCATTTTTAGTGTTTGGCCCGATGATTGACCTCAAGGGCGTTGGCTTAATGTTATCTGTTTTCCGTCCCAAAGCGGTATTTTATTTATTTGGTCTTGCCGCGCTATTAACTTTTCTGTTGACACTAATTATTAACTTCCATGTCAGCTAA
- a CDS encoding tetratricopeptide repeat protein, with amino-acid sequence MSDSTSLRDRYLQLIDEIVQITLKGQIRSKEQVYQMLVKDISVGTGEIFERCLDERLTSTQHEVDNNLQPATATRRLRALKTIEGEWQRWQKDNRIGSAIAQAVQQIITAEPPHRLTTVLRIIDPNQQQVLTLEQLQQLATALQQQVATNPDSDLQQVAEIATGLTRGINSWQRLQGDLVSWIYEGNRGSLGFGGTPEQSGPWALWAKQVNSSLPQSVFHTLASNQSLVEFAANQNSVELSAWVELTVVLQCLQRGLVEWFDKLVYDSQVGSKLSISIFLTFSVVWSQLASGFNYGGRFTLYADACFQLTMQILRAFSQRSYFPLYGGIFASFAGNYLKDALNYLDEPLRRVAGTTEKARILTLVGYSFRTQGRYDQAIAFHQEALEIARTAGDRICEIASFNHLSRICVGQKNYAEAINYSQRALILARQTGDKLGEANALANLGYSEVFQAQQLEQIEPEVYESAINYLEQGLKLSEKLGDSQSKALCLSSLGIANVILEQPQDAIAYLEASLQAAQFSGDLYLQGLSLAYLAEALYNFKNIDKAVLAGCLGMYLLEQIAAKEWRQPAGLITVLQGQMGVEAFHKLLQQQRPQIISVIGVDGYDYIPQLLQQYQRSIM; translated from the coding sequence ATGTCAGACTCGACTTCATTGCGCGATCGCTATCTACAATTAATAGACGAAATTGTTCAAATTACCCTCAAAGGGCAAATTCGTTCTAAAGAACAGGTTTATCAAATGCTGGTAAAAGATATCAGCGTTGGTACTGGGGAAATTTTTGAACGTTGTCTAGATGAACGCCTGACTTCTACCCAACATGAGGTAGATAATAACTTACAGCCCGCAACAGCTACCAGACGTTTACGGGCGCTGAAGACGATTGAGGGAGAATGGCAACGCTGGCAAAAGGATAACAGAATTGGGAGTGCGATCGCCCAAGCAGTACAACAAATAATCACTGCTGAACCACCCCATCGCCTCACTACAGTACTGCGGATCATAGATCCTAACCAGCAACAAGTTTTAACTTTAGAACAGTTACAGCAGTTAGCAACAGCATTGCAGCAACAAGTAGCAACCAACCCAGATAGCGATTTGCAACAAGTCGCGGAAATTGCTACTGGACTTACTCGCGGAATAAATTCCTGGCAACGCTTGCAAGGCGATTTAGTTAGCTGGATATACGAAGGAAATCGCGGTTCATTAGGATTTGGTGGTACTCCTGAACAAAGTGGTCCTTGGGCGTTGTGGGCGAAACAGGTAAATAGTTCATTACCCCAGAGTGTATTTCACACCCTCGCGAGCAATCAATCGCTGGTAGAATTTGCAGCTAATCAAAATAGTGTAGAACTTAGCGCCTGGGTTGAATTAACTGTAGTTTTACAATGCTTGCAGCGTGGGTTAGTAGAGTGGTTTGACAAACTTGTTTATGATTCCCAAGTTGGATCTAAGTTATCCATTTCTATCTTTCTGACGTTTTCCGTCGTATGGTCGCAATTAGCTAGCGGTTTTAACTACGGCGGTAGATTTACCTTATACGCGGATGCTTGCTTTCAGTTAACCATGCAAATTCTCCGCGCTTTTTCGCAGCGATCATATTTTCCTTTATATGGTGGTATTTTTGCTTCCTTTGCGGGGAACTATTTAAAAGACGCACTTAATTATTTAGATGAACCACTACGACGAGTTGCGGGTACGACGGAAAAGGCGCGAATTTTAACTTTAGTCGGTTATTCATTCCGCACTCAAGGTAGATACGACCAAGCAATAGCTTTTCATCAAGAAGCTTTAGAGATTGCCCGTACAGCAGGCGATCGCATTTGTGAAATTGCCAGCTTCAACCATCTTAGCCGCATCTGTGTCGGTCAAAAAAATTATGCTGAAGCAATTAATTATAGCCAACGGGCATTAATTCTCGCTCGTCAAACTGGGGATAAATTAGGAGAAGCGAATGCCTTAGCTAACTTGGGATATAGCGAAGTGTTCCAAGCGCAACAACTCGAACAAATCGAACCTGAAGTTTACGAGAGTGCGATTAACTACTTAGAACAAGGTCTGAAATTATCAGAAAAATTAGGTGATAGCCAAAGTAAAGCTTTGTGTCTGAGTAGCTTAGGTATTGCCAACGTAATTTTAGAACAACCACAAGATGCGATCGCTTATTTAGAAGCTAGTCTGCAAGCTGCTCAATTTTCAGGTGATTTATACCTACAAGGGCTGAGTTTAGCTTATCTAGCTGAAGCTTTATATAACTTCAAAAACATAGATAAAGCTGTATTAGCTGGTTGTTTAGGAATGTATCTTTTAGAACAAATTGCAGCTAAAGAATGGCGGCAACCAGCCGGATTAATTACCGTCTTACAAGGGCAGATGGGAGTTGAAGCTTTTCATAAATTGTTACAGCAACAACGTCCTCAAATTATTTCTGTAATTGGTGTTGATGGATATGATTACATTCCGCAACTATTACAGCAGTATCAACGCTCAATCATGTAA